A DNA window from Hypomesus transpacificus isolate Combined female chromosome 24, fHypTra1, whole genome shotgun sequence contains the following coding sequences:
- the LOC124486681 gene encoding hemagglutinin/amebocyte aggregation factor-like → MKRADVFILLLAGVLVNGKDLRWQNNYDEPLFFNCQSGQSISYIASEHHNKHEDRVWDFRCKATFDSATTCFTSSYVNGFDKPLSYQCPTSQVITGMHSYHENKHEDRRWKFTCCGASNFCTDTCQWTNYVNSFDEAFAFDVPLNTYLIGAESYHENKHEDRRWKYQYCTRKSC, encoded by the exons ACGGAAAAG aCCTCCGCTGGCAGAACAACTATGACGAGCCGTTATTCTTTAATTGCCAATCAGGACAATCTATCTCTTACATAGCGAG TGAGCATCACAACAAACATGAAGACCGTGTGTGGGACTTTAGGTGCAAAGCCACGTTTGACTCAGCAACCACCTGCTTTACATCTTCCTACGTAAATGGCTTCGACAAACCTTTGAGCTACCAATGTCCAACCTCTCAGGTCATTACAGGGATGCACAGCTATCATGAGAACAAGCATGAGGACAGAAG ATGGAAGTTCACCTGCTGTGGAGCCAGCAACTTCTGTACTGATACCTGCCAGTGGACAAACTACGTAAACTCGTTTGATGAGGCCTTCGCTTTTGATGTCCCACTAAATACCTACCTGATTGGAGCTGAAAGCTACCATGAAAACAAGCATGA AGATCGTCGCTGGAAATATCAATACTGTACCAGAAAGTCATGCTGA